The proteins below come from a single Thermodesulfovibrionales bacterium genomic window:
- a CDS encoding penicillin-binding transpeptidase domain-containing protein — protein sequence SDGTPIYSIRYSAERILSPRTAFILKEILTATVNEDGTGRLAGVDGNRVAGKTGTTRLFDPEVRSYSQERYVSSFVGFVPAKEPKIVAIVVIGEPKGAYYGGTVAAPVFRELAEATLSYMRVPREDSTEPQGLLTAGKEERGVSNVRRSLESQ from the coding sequence CTTCTGATGGAACACCTATTTACAGTATAAGATACAGTGCTGAGAGGATACTATCGCCAAGGACTGCTTTTATATTAAAAGAGATTCTAACAGCAACAGTGAATGAAGATGGAACAGGAAGGCTTGCTGGAGTTGATGGAAATAGAGTTGCTGGAAAGACAGGTACAACAAGACTTTTTGATCCAGAAGTCAGAAGCTATTCTCAAGAAAGATATGTGAGCTCTTTTGTTGGATTTGTACCCGCTAAGGAACCAAAGATAGTTGCCATAGTTGTAATCGGAGAGCCCAAAGGAGCATATTATGGAGGCACTGTTGCTGCACCTGTCTTCAGGGAGCTTGCTGAGGCAACACTTTCTTACATGAGGGTACCAAGGGAGGATAGCACTGAACCTCAGGGATTACTGACAGCGGGTAAAGAAGAGCGAGGAGTAAGCAATGTAAGGAGGAGTCTTGAATCTCAATGA
- a CDS encoding UDP-N-acetylmuramoyl-L-alanyl-D-glutamate--2,6-diaminopimelate ligase, which produces MRISELLKGLNVAVVQDIEIKNISYNSKDIKEGSLFVAIKGQRADGHDFIEDAIKKGAISVILERDEKKLKDRYKDCLFIFVEDSRTALATISSNFYGRISERVPVIGVTGTNGKTTTTFLIKSILETAGIKTGLIGTIHYEIGDRILPASHTTPESLDFQRLLKEIYDSGCRAVVAEVSSHGLALKRVDGTVFKRAVFTNLSRDHLDFHGDMENYFMAKARLFTELLENGAPAIINNDDEYGLRLKALVKDKMTYGIISGDIRALNINNSIKGLSFDVSFNNRTISIESRLTGLINVYNILGAFGVTFSLGIPIEAIREGIKRLESVKGRFQRIDMGQDFLVVVDYAHTPDSLKRLILTAREILTDSATQQSSPVPGRIITLFGCGGDRDRGKRPLMGEIATKLSDFVIITTDNPRSEDPNEIIADILRGVIGENYAVIPDREEAIRHAIKSAASGDIILIAGKGHEDYQEIKGQRFYFSDEETVRKVLKERQVLYAST; this is translated from the coding sequence ATGAGAATAAGTGAACTTCTAAAGGGTCTAAATGTTGCTGTGGTACAGGATATCGAGATAAAAAATATATCCTATAATTCTAAGGATATAAAGGAAGGTTCACTCTTTGTTGCTATTAAAGGCCAGAGGGCTGATGGCCATGATTTTATCGAAGATGCGATAAAAAAAGGTGCTATTAGTGTTATCCTCGAGCGTGATGAGAAAAAATTAAAGGATAGATACAAGGATTGTCTTTTTATATTTGTTGAGGATTCGAGGACTGCTCTTGCAACTATCTCAAGTAATTTTTACGGAAGGATATCAGAAAGAGTTCCTGTTATTGGTGTAACAGGGACAAATGGAAAGACAACCACCACCTTTCTTATTAAATCCATACTTGAAACAGCAGGTATAAAAACAGGCCTCATAGGAACAATACATTATGAGATAGGAGACAGGATCCTTCCAGCATCCCATACAACACCTGAATCCCTTGATTTTCAGAGGCTTCTGAAAGAGATATACGATAGTGGTTGCAGAGCTGTAGTAGCAGAGGTATCATCCCATGGACTTGCCTTAAAGAGGGTTGACGGTACAGTCTTTAAAAGAGCAGTATTTACCAATCTTTCAAGAGACCATCTCGATTTCCACGGAGATATGGAGAATTATTTTATGGCAAAAGCGAGGCTTTTTACAGAACTTCTTGAAAATGGTGCACCGGCAATAATAAATAATGATGACGAATACGGGCTGAGATTAAAGGCTCTTGTAAAAGATAAGATGACTTATGGAATAATCTCAGGGGATATAAGGGCACTGAATATAAATAATTCCATTAAAGGGCTCAGTTTTGATGTGTCCTTTAATAACAGGACAATAAGTATTGAGTCACGCCTTACGGGTTTAATAAATGTATACAATATTCTTGGAGCCTTTGGAGTTACCTTCTCCCTTGGAATACCTATTGAGGCAATCAGGGAAGGAATAAAAAGACTTGAAAGTGTAAAGGGAAGATTTCAGAGGATTGATATGGGTCAGGATTTTCTTGTTGTTGTTGACTATGCCCATACACCTGATAGCCTTAAAAGATTAATACTCACAGCCAGGGAGATACTCACAGATTCGGCAACCCAACAAAGCTCTCCGGTGCCTGGACGGATCATAACCCTCTTTGGCTGTGGTGGTGACAGGGACAGAGGCAAGAGGCCTCTGATGGGTGAGATTGCAACAAAGTTGAGTGATTTTGTCATAATCACCACTGATAATCCGAGGTCAGAAGATCCAAATGAGATAATCGCTGATATCCTCAGAGGAGTTATAGGAGAGAATTATGCGGTCATACCCGATAGAGAAGAGGCAATAAGGCATGCCATAAAGAGTGCAGCCTCCGGAGATATAATCCTTATAGCCGGTAAAGGTCATGAGGATTACCAAGAGATCAAGGGACAGAGATTTTATTTCAGTGATGAGGAGACGGTAAGGAAGGTCCTTAAAGAAAGGCAGGTGCTTTATGCTTCTACTTAA